One Nostoc punctiforme PCC 73102 DNA window includes the following coding sequences:
- a CDS encoding GvpL/GvpF family gas vesicle protein, which produces MSIYAYALLVPTASPLVLPLGMERNTELVYSSGLAALVEPEISLEAIQATDERLLQAVLNHDHVIRELFQQTPLLPLRFGRGFTSVEKLLNHLENHQEQYLETLTQLADKVEYSVKVTACSLLDDSDTIDARGKAYLLAKKQRYQTQQAFQAQQCEQWELLNELILKTYTNVICETRQSDVRQIHFLAQRNDSTLSTQLFSLWQVQCSHWQLALSEPLPPYHFLKNTLI; this is translated from the coding sequence ATGTCAATATACGCTTATGCTCTTCTAGTCCCCACCGCATCACCGCTTGTTCTACCTTTAGGGATGGAAAGAAATACCGAACTAGTTTACTCTTCTGGTTTAGCTGCTCTCGTAGAGCCGGAAATCTCACTGGAGGCAATACAGGCAACGGATGAGCGTTTACTTCAAGCTGTATTAAACCACGATCACGTAATTCGAGAACTTTTTCAACAAACTCCCCTTCTTCCCCTACGCTTTGGGAGGGGTTTTACCTCTGTAGAAAAACTGCTGAATCATCTAGAAAACCACCAAGAGCAATATCTAGAAACCCTAACTCAGCTAGCAGACAAAGTTGAGTACAGTGTAAAAGTGACAGCCTGTTCTTTACTTGACGATTCTGACACTATTGATGCCAGGGGAAAAGCCTATTTATTAGCTAAAAAACAACGCTACCAAACACAGCAAGCATTTCAAGCACAACAATGCGAACAGTGGGAACTCTTGAACGAGTTAATTCTCAAAACATATACAAATGTTATCTGTGAAACTCGACAGTCAGATGTGCGGCAAATCCACTTTTTGGCACAACGCAACGATTCAACGCTCAGTACGCAACTGTTTTCCCTCTGGCAGGTACAATGCTCGCACTGGCAATTGGCACTGAGCGAACCTCTACCACCGTATCATTTTTTAAAAAATACTCTCATATAA
- the gvpA gene encoding gas vesicle structural protein GvpA, whose product MAVEKVNSSSSLAEVIDRILDKGIVIDAWVRVSLVGIELLSIEARIVIASVETYLRYAEAVGLTSQAAVPSAA is encoded by the coding sequence ATGGCTGTTGAAAAAGTTAACTCATCTTCAAGTCTGGCTGAAGTTATTGACCGCATCTTGGACAAAGGAATTGTAATTGATGCTTGGGTACGTGTTTCTTTAGTTGGTATTGAACTGCTATCAATAGAAGCTCGGATTGTTATTGCTTCAGTTGAAACTTACTTAAGATATGCTGAGGCGGTTGGTTTAACATCTCAGGCTGCTGTTCCATCTGCTGCTTAA
- a CDS encoding response regulator — MNQLIEQLQTKLFTGRLNLEARDGPTWTLYFRLGRLIWQAGGSNADERWRRHLLRYCSNVDVTQLEQLVSPQENYREYSILAKLREQKLIEQQQLVSLIASSIAEVLFDIMQYIEAKRNGDNPAGQLSHTTVVGEVPGVLLAVIPTEEVLKRATQAWQEWRDAGLATYSPNLFPIIQQIELLQGQASSKQIIALVDGTKTLRGLGQKSGRDVLALTRLLMTLVKTGAIAFSPIPKLRQVVISKETGNPSSAVNNSNSSLKTEEDTVLQFAPNFNKVVPPATSKEIVSPSSAVNNFNSSLKKEENTVIQVAPPAASKAIIDLSRPLVACVDDSPTICRSLEEIMTHQGYRFVGIQDSLTAVLNLIKSKPDFIFLDLLMPKVNGYEICSQIRKTPSLKNVPVVILTGKDGIVDRMRAKLVGATDFLGKPVEADKVLNMLHKYLTV; from the coding sequence GTGAATCAATTGATTGAGCAACTTCAAACTAAATTATTCACAGGTAGGCTGAATCTTGAAGCAAGGGATGGGCCGACTTGGACGCTATATTTTCGCTTAGGACGATTAATTTGGCAGGCTGGTGGTTCTAATGCCGATGAGCGATGGCGACGACATTTGTTGCGCTACTGTTCTAATGTGGATGTGACACAGTTGGAGCAGCTTGTCTCTCCCCAGGAAAATTATCGCGAGTATTCCATTCTTGCTAAGTTGCGAGAACAAAAATTAATCGAACAACAACAACTTGTTAGTCTGATTGCAAGCTCAATAGCTGAAGTCCTGTTTGATATCATGCAGTACATTGAAGCCAAAAGAAATGGCGACAATCCAGCAGGGCAGTTGTCACATACTACCGTTGTTGGTGAAGTTCCTGGGGTTCTCCTAGCTGTAATACCAACTGAGGAAGTCTTGAAACGGGCTACACAAGCCTGGCAAGAATGGCGAGATGCAGGACTGGCAACCTACTCGCCCAATTTATTTCCGATCATTCAACAAATTGAGTTACTCCAAGGACAAGCATCCTCTAAACAGATTATTGCTCTAGTTGATGGAACAAAAACTTTACGAGGTCTAGGGCAAAAAAGCGGTCGGGATGTCTTAGCTTTGACTCGGTTATTGATGACATTGGTAAAAACAGGGGCGATCGCTTTTTCACCTATCCCAAAGCTCAGGCAGGTTGTGATTAGTAAAGAAACTGGCAACCCGTCCAGTGCAGTTAATAATTCCAATTCTTCACTCAAGACAGAAGAGGACACTGTTTTACAATTTGCACCCAATTTCAATAAAGTTGTTCCCCCAGCGACTAGTAAAGAAATTGTCAGTCCGTCTAGTGCAGTTAATAATTTCAATTCTTCACTGAAGAAAGAAGAGAACACTGTTATACAAGTTGCCCCCCCAGCAGCTAGCAAAGCAATTATTGATCTCTCAAGACCTTTAGTAGCATGTGTGGATGATAGTCCAACGATCTGTCGCAGTTTAGAGGAAATTATGACCCATCAAGGTTATCGCTTTGTTGGCATTCAAGATTCCTTGACGGCAGTTTTAAACCTAATTAAAAGTAAGCCAGACTTCATTTTTTTGGATCTATTGATGCCAAAAGTAAATGGCTATGAAATTTGTTCTCAAATCCGTAAAACTCCAAGTCTCAAAAATGTGCCGGTTGTCATCTTAACGGGGAAAGATGGAATAGTAGATCGGATGCGAGCAAAATTAGTAGGAGCAACTGACTTTTTGGGTAAACCTGTAGAAGCAGACAA